The Lycium barbarum isolate Lr01 chromosome 11, ASM1917538v2, whole genome shotgun sequence genome contains the following window.
TGAAAAATCGATTCAAACCGAAATCCATACCAAACCGATTGAATAAACAGACATTTTTTGGGTTTGatttcaaatttttaaaaaccgataatatttgggttggttttgattttattaaaataaaaccgaagaaaaaatcgaaccgaactgacaaattatatacatattttttataattatacatataaatgctATATTAAATTAGATCGAAATTACCATGAAATTCACGAAGCTTAATCACATATTTTTCTTCCGTAAGGATTAGCCAATCTTTCTTATGTCGTAGGAAGATAAAATTTCAAGAATTTTTAGTTTTTTGAGTATCTAACTTACATAGAATATATCATAAGACACTATATAGTTAAATATATTTGACTTTAACAGAGTATATTTTAACATAAGGATGTTACATTTACCTAATAAAAAATTTGtcactttatttgtttgtttaaaTTGAAGAAATAATagtagaaaaagaaagaaagagtatatatttatgtatggtAAATAACTGAATAaccaaaccaaaccgaaccaaaacCGATAACAACCAAACCGATAAATGTatattatatttggtttggtttagttTTAATATTTAGAAAACCGATTAagttggtttggttttggttttgacCAAAAATCGATCCAAACCAACCGTGAACACCCCTACATCTAATAGTGTTTACATCTAAGAGTGTTTTATAGTTTGTCAAGCTTTTGACTATGAATGTAAAATTGGACTAGACCTTGCCAATAACAGCAAATTGTGTCATTCCTGCCAAGATTTTATGCATGGTACATTTAAGCCAATTTCTCAACTATAAAATGCAGATAAATGGTAGAAAGCAAACAATTTTCAAAAGAAGCAATTTGATTTCGTAGGATGTCTTGATGAGGTTGATGAGTTAAGAAAGCAATTGAAATAAAGTGAAAAGCCAAAGATACATATAACATGACATGTTCATAGCAGCAGTTTGCAGCTTCATACTTTATTTGACGCCCATAGTTCCGTTAAGAACGTTAAAACCAAGTGGAAAATACATTATACCAACAGTAAAACTTCGTTAACAAAATAAAGCAAGTAAATACCCTCACAATCATCAATATAAAGGTGAACAATACAAAAGGATTAAAAGGGTCTTCAGAAACCAACCTCAATTGTTTTTTCTCATGTTAAAAGCGCCAGCATCAAGTAAAATATGGTGCCATGGATATCTAGTTTATGAGAAGTCCAAATGTGAAAACAAGAAAGGGTTAATTTctgttcttttcttcttcttaaaAAATTTAAAGGCTTCGCGTCAACGAGACAATTCTCCCCATCAACAAATAATCTAAACAGAACAAATAAGCTAGATATATTGTGCATATACATGACGGGCAACTTTACATGCTGATGCAATTTTAAGTGTAGGCAGCACCTGAATTACTTGGAACATGTCAGTATAATTTTATGAAAGCGTAACAGCTTCATGTTGATGGAACAGTTGAGATCTCTACCAAAATTCGGTGTAGGGCTTGCGGCTTGGAGAAAAAAGGTGAGTGATCAGCACCCTTGAGATGAAAAACCCGTTCTGGTGGATTTTGGCTAATCATGCTCTGTTGTAAAGCTATTGGTATAGCATTATCTTCCGTTGTTTCTATGTAAAACCGTCTGATGGAACCATACTTGAAGTCAGACAGAGAAAGCTTCTCAAGGACTGGGGAGAATGGAATTGGCCTCATTGAAACAGAAGCTAATGCGACGTCCTGAAAAATTCTGAGTTAGTAAAGAAAGCTCTGAATATCTGAAACTTGTCAATTCAACTAAGATACACCTCATGGAAGTGTAGCGGAATTGATTTTAAGAGTTAACGGAATGGCTACATGAGAAGCATGATATTATCAGCTAAATCCCGGAGAATTTTCTCTTTCCCCTCCCTTCTGATAAAACTTAGTAGCGTTAGCATTGAGGTTAGGGTGCTAATGGATAAAAGAAAAATATCTTCTACTGGCATATTGGCAATCATATCGAGATATATAAGTTCATTGGTATATGAGAGATAATTTGCTCCCAGATGTCTATATTGTTTACAGAGAACATTAGCTACTCAGGTACAATGGCGCACCACTCTGTTTGGTGCCCATAGATTCACCATTTCAATGCCATTGGCATCTACCCAATAGAAATATGTTACCAATTCATAGATCTGGCTTCATCTCCACACCCATTTTCCCAACTCAAAATATATGACAGCCTAGCTTGACCGACAATGGAGATTAGAAATTTAAGTTTGAATAGAGTATTATACTTGAGCGAAGAGAGAGATAATTTCAGTAGTATTTTTGGAGTAATAATTAAGATCCGTGAATAAAAGTGAGGATATATAACATCAAGTtcaaacaaatatatatacaaggAGACTTGTTTCACCATTTACTAGAGAAGAGTAATTTATGCAAGTAATAGCAAATTTGTTGTCTACAAAAAATAGTTCATACAGTATAACATACCTTAGCAGGACTATGGTTGAATAATAAGTCTTTCAGGAGTGATTTGTCCAGATCAATGGCTGTTGGTGGTTTGTCATTCCCATTtgcataaataaatatttgaGACCGTCTCATAAGGTCATTTgacttcatctgaaataataatGGGCTTTTCATTAACCACAGATAAACTTCTATTTGACCATGACGCAACCATCCACCCCCTAAAATAGCACACCCCCCTTTTAGCTGCATATATAGTTAGCTTGTGTAGAATGACATTATGCCACCATGTGTTATTTTGTTCATGGAATGCAGGATAAGCCGGACATGAAGAGTTAAAGATCCTCTAAAATCTAATCCACTTCATTCTAAAATTAAAATAGCAAGGAAACTTCAGGCACTTGTTGAGTCACCTCATCCTCAACCCAATCCCTTCAATTCGAGAAGGATTGCAAGAGTCGGTGACGATGGACCCTTCAATGTCACCCACTCTCTTTCTCTCCTCTCCATGGAAGAGACGGGCAATTTATTTTCCTGGTAAGTTGCCTCCTTCCGTTCCGTGTCAAAAATATTGTTTGCATTGAGATGAACAAAAAGATCACTCACAATTTTGCTCAAGCTGTAGTTGGTTAAAGCTTAGTCCTTTGCTAGAGGAGTATAACCTCACAGGGATTAACAAAAAGGACCCTGAGATACGTATCGGACAAAAAAATGCGAAGCATAAAAATGCATGCATCACAAGAGATTCTGTATTTCCAAAAAGAAACTCAAATTTCTTCATGTATGGATGGAGGCATCAATGTCTTCACTTGTGAACCACTGATACTGCTAACATCAAATTCCAGAACAAGGTAATGCATAAGAAAATGAGATTCACTTTATAAGTTGGAGTACGAACACTCAGCTGACTGCTAATTATCTTTCAAAGGATTAGTGAAATCAGTATCTTATAAAGTAGTTCAGAAAATTTGCTTTTAAATTCTAGAAATACATGCCCCCAAATACTCAGAAGATAAAACCAATCAAATTTGAGCAAGGCACTCCACGCTTAAAAACTATGATTGCAGCTTAAGTGTAACCTTCTAACCATATGCACAGTGCGTGAATCAAGGGAGAATATATGATATAACTTTATAAGAAGGAAGAATAGAATGGATAGATGAGTGAAAAATTCGGAAGAATCAAATGAGGCAATTGATAAACCTATGAACATATACCTTTTCTGAGAAGATATCAAGGGAACTTTGTCCACTAGTGAGCATTGTTGCAGCAACAAATACAGCCTTTGAAACTTTAGAGGGATAGAGCTCCATGGCAAATGATACGCATGCACCACCGAAATCATGTCCTACCAAAATCACCTACATGGTTGAATAAAGGTTCCAAAATTTAAAGACACATGTTTCAAACTcgaggaatttcctttggaaaaTTTGGGTTTTGCAAAATTTGGAAAATTTCAGCATATAACGTCCAAGTATGACGAAATTAGATTCAAGCAGTGACACTAATTGCATTAAATtgtgaaagagagaaaaaaacttCCAAGCCCCATTATATTACTAAGCGACTTCGTCAATCTGCATAAAACAAGCCAGCAGTCCAATGTAAGAACTAGCATTCTGTTCCTTTTCGTAGTTTTCTTTTCTTGAGGGGAGGAGGAGATACACTCATGAAGAGTACCCATACCCTCAAGAATGATCAGGACATTATCTCAATCACTATAGACAATGAAGAAGAATGTTAGTTTTCATATTCAGGTGTCTCAGTTTGTGATAAATTAACTTGAGGGAAACTTAGTGCGAAAAATGATGCTTATTGAAGATGATGAACTTCTTATACACACTTTTAACTATCAATCTCTAGGATTTGGAAGCAGAACTCTTTCTAGGCTTCAGCGCCATCACAATTTCCATAAGAATGGAAGATAAGACAACAGAACAAATTGGAATCAGAGAAAGAGAAGGCTGAAGAACTGACCTTCTCTCCATCAGCAAGCTTTTGAAGAAAATCAGTGAGTGGCTTTGCGTATTGCGATAAGCTGATGATGCTATTCGTGTCAGAAGAATGAACGCCTGAACCAGTTAAATCCACTGCGGTCACCTTAAATCCAGCCTCCTCTAAAAGTGCAATGGTTTTATACCAACACCAGGCTCCAAATCCACCACCATGGACTAGGACAAAGTGGTTTGTCTCTAAATCATCGATGGTTAATTCCTGCCAATTATATATAGACATCCATTTAGCATGAAAATGGGAGATCAAATATAGTCAAAGTCACACTACAGCAACAAGCAAAACACACTGTTTCTTTACTAATAGAGCAGAAATGACCTCTTCACTTATCTGTCAAAAGACTCAAATAAACAAAGTAAAAGAAGCTACATTTCTGAAATAACTATGAGGAAGTATCAGTCAATTAATAGCCAATTGAGGACAATCTACAATTCTATAGTCAAAAGAAAATGTTAGATTACATTGTCTGGTTCTGCAGATTTAATTATTCGCACGTTGCAGCGATATGGAACTCTCAATGACTCAACAATTTGAAATCTTCAATACATTAGTCTAATCCATATCAAATTTCCTGAAGTGGAACTTCTCTATTAGGATTTGCAGCTCATCACTCAGATATGCAACAAATATTGAAAATGTGTAGATTGTCGAGTTATGTAGTGTCCCACCTTGGCTATAGAAAGACATCCAAAGAGGTGTATAAATCTATTAGGCCACTCTACCTATTGTCTTGAGGTTTGACAGGGCATATAGTCAAAAAAATTCATTTCAACTTATGTAAATGAAAATGCAATGGTTGAATAGATAGTCTAATAAAGAAAACATCACATCAAAATTTGAATGATTTAATTAGCTTGAATTCTCCAAAGTTTGTTAGAGTTGGATATAATGATATATGGCGCATCCAAAAATGGAAATAATTCGAgagtaatactccctctgtcccgtAATA
Protein-coding sequences here:
- the LOC132620000 gene encoding putative methylesterase 11, chloroplastic — encoded protein: MTPLKFAPVSGIGEGFWILGINVTCKASGLMEYLGGVYISEEVISALLVKKQCVLLVAELTIDDLETNHFVLVHGGGFGAWCWYKTIALLEEAGFKVTAVDLTGSGVHSSDTNSIISLSQYAKPLTDFLQKLADGEKVILVGHDFGGACVSFAMELYPSKVSKAVFVAATMLTSGQSSLDIFSEKMKSNDLMRRSQIFIYANGNDKPPTAIDLDKSLLKDLLFNHSPAKDVALASVSMRPIPFSPVLEKLSLSDFKYGSIRRFYIETTEDNAIPIALQQSMISQNPPERVFHLKGADHSPFFSKPQALHRILVEISTVPST